The proteins below come from a single Homalodisca vitripennis isolate AUS2020 unplaced genomic scaffold, UT_GWSS_2.1 ScUCBcl_12464;HRSCAF=22194, whole genome shotgun sequence genomic window:
- the LOC124375012 gene encoding proline-rich receptor-like protein kinase PERK7 → MDRSLLDPPEGNCPPRPTPTPSPMPPPSTPDSQDRQPSTPKSSDQEDSGRGESCSSGDSSHEEDNGEPPALVVYLVEPFTLGSDSSDLQRLACLGLLAVFQ, encoded by the exons ATGGACCGGAGTTTGTTGGACCCGCCAGAAGGCAACTGCCCGCCAAGGCCCACTCCTACCCCCTCGCCAATGCCGCCACCCTCCACCCCCGACAGCCAAGACAGACAACCTTCCACACCCAAGTCTTCTGACCAGG AAGACAGTGGGCGAGGAGAGTCGTGCAGCAGCGGCGACAGCAGCCACGAGGAGGACAACGGTGAGCCTCCGGCCTTGGTGGTGTATCTGGTCGAGCCCTTCACACTGGGCAGTGACTCTAGCGATTTGCAACGGTTGGCGTGCCTGGGCCTGCTGGCGGTGTTTCAATAA